The DNA region CATTCACGGCGAGTACGGGACGCTTCGGGAGGACACCCTCCGGGAGGTGCGCACCGATGAGTAGTCTCGAGACGCTCGTCGTCTTGCTGATCGTCGCGCCCATCCTACTGTCGCTGGCGCCGATCGCGCTCGGCCTTCGATACGACCGCGTCGGCTGGCCGGTCGCGACGATCACGACGGCGGGGCTGTTCGCCGCCGTGCTCGCGCTGGCGTCGGACGTCTTCGTCGCCGAGGGAACGAACCGCGAGGTTGCCCGGATTCACGTCCTCGGGAACTTCGAGGCCCCGATGGGAATCGAACTCGTCGCGGACCCGCTCTCGACCCTGATTGCCCTCCTGATCACCGGAACGGCGTTCGGCGTCCTCCTCCACACCCGGACGAACGGGCCGCGCGGGAACACGTTCTACACCGCCTACCTGCTGCTCGTCGGCGGCCTGCTGGGCATCACGCTCACCGGCGACGTGTTCAACCTGTTCGTCTTCCTCGAGATCACGAGCCTCGCGACTTACGCGCTGGTCGCCAGCGGCGACGGCCCCGAGTCGGCGGTCGCCGCCCTGAAGTATCTGATCCTGGGAACGGTCGCGGCCTCGCTGTACCTCATGGGCGTGGGCCTCCTGTTCATGGGAACCGGGACGCTCAACATGGCCGACCTGGCCGCGACGATTCCGACGCTCGAGAGCCAGAACGTCACCCTCGCTCGGGCGGGTCTGGCCTTTATTGTCATCGGCTTCGCCGTCAAGGTCGCCCAGTGGCCCCTCCATAGCTGGCAGCCAGACGCCTACCAGCACGCCCCCGACGGGGTGACGCCGGTGATCGCCGCGCTCGTCTCGACGGCCTCGGCGTACGCCCTCGGGCGCGTCCTCTTCGGGGTCTACGGCCCCGAGTTCGTCGCCTCGACCCCGAACGCGTCAACAGTCGTCGTGACCATCGGCTGTCTCAGCGTCGTCGCCGGGAGCACCCTCGCGGTGATCCAGCGCGACGTCATGCGACTACTCGCGTACTCCTCGGTGTCTCAGTTTGGCCTGATCGTCGCCGCGTACGGCGTACTCACCGACCAGGCGCTCTCCGGTGCGCTCATCCACCTCGTCGGCCACGGCCTGACGAAGGCCGGCCTGTTCGTCGCCGTCGGCTGGATCGCCATCGCTCACGGCGCCCGAACGGTCGACGAGTACGCCGGCCTCGCCG from Natronosalvus rutilus includes:
- a CDS encoding proton-conducting transporter membrane subunit; this translates as MSSLETLVVLLIVAPILLSLAPIALGLRYDRVGWPVATITTAGLFAAVLALASDVFVAEGTNREVARIHVLGNFEAPMGIELVADPLSTLIALLITGTAFGVLLHTRTNGPRGNTFYTAYLLLVGGLLGITLTGDVFNLFVFLEITSLATYALVASGDGPESAVAALKYLILGTVAASLYLMGVGLLFMGTGTLNMADLAATIPTLESQNVTLARAGLAFIVIGFAVKVAQWPLHSWQPDAYQHAPDGVTPVIAALVSTASAYALGRVLFGVYGPEFVASTPNASTVVVTIGCLSVVAGSTLAVIQRDVMRLLAYSSVSQFGLIVAAYGVLTDQALSGALIHLVGHGLTKAGLFVAVGWIAIAHGARTVDEYAGLAGRQPFVAGAMAVLLLSLVGIPPSVGFVGKWYIALGAVEAQAWPVAAVILFSTMLTLAYVARLLETMYVTPPLDSAAEPAYDTPAATDGGHSSSSIATRKSVPLGTLTVLVLAAVLAVALGFAGELFVDVLEPFLESVLEVSS